CAGGGGACTCATAATCCCTTGGTCGTTGGTTCGAATCCAACCAGACCCACCGATAATCAGTGCGTTGTAGGTTAGTACGTACTTACAGCGCCTGCGGCAGTCCCCGAATCAGTCCCCGCTTCGTCGTCGGCACTCATGCGACTGCTGCCGCGGCGCAATACCGCTCGTCAGGTGCATGACTTCGGCGGATCACCGACGCGCCTGTCGTCACCCCATGCCACTCTTCCGCTTGATGGCGTGCCTTACAGCGCACGAGGCTAGACTCGTGGGCTATATGATGCTTCCCGGCACAATAGCTATCACGGATTACGGCTGGTATGACTTCCTTCGCCAGCGCCGGTACTGGGAGGAGGTCAATTTCTGGACCCCTCCGCTCACTGGGCGTTTCGTGCTCCCGAGTTCTCGCCGTTTCTTTTCAAATTGAAGGCGCCACACAATGCGATCGCCGGCTTCGGCTATTTTGCTCGGTACTCGGCCCTCCCCGATCGTCTCGCTTGGGAATGCTTCGGCGAGGGAAACGGATGTGCCACGTTCGACGAAATGCAGGACCGGTTGGCTGAGATCAGAAGGCGTTTCCGGTACGTAGGTGCCGATTCAGTACCTCAGATCGGCTGCATCATCGTCGTGAATGCCTCATTCTTCTCGAAAGATGAGTGGATTCCGCAGCCGAGCGACTGGCCTATTCGCACGCTTCGACCAACGCGGTACGATCTGGCGGTCGGCGAAGGGGCGCTCGTGTGGTCAGAGTGCTTAGCGCGCGTGGGTGTTGCGCCGAAGGTAATGGAGCCGACGCTCATCGGCGGGGACACGCCGCGTTATGGCGCACCGATTCTCGTCCGTCCGCGGCTTGGTCAAGGAGCGTTTCGTGTTGCAGTGACCGATGCGTACTCGCGTGCTTGCGCAATGACTGGCGAGCACTCCTTACCGGCGCTCGACGCTGCCCACATTCGTCCATTCGCGAAGGATGGCCCTCATGAAGTCCGAAATGGCCTGTTGCTGCGGGCGGATCTTCACCGCCTTTTCGAACAGGGATACTTGACCGTAACGCCCAACGGGATGTTCGAGGTTAGCAGTCGCTTCGCCGCGATTACGACAACGGCAGGAGCTACTATCCACTGCACGGCAAGCACATTGCGATACCTGCGACTGGTGCAGACCGGCCAAGTGTCGAACTTTTGCAGTGGCACAACGAGAACGTGTTCTTAGGATAGCGGCTGCCGAACCCGGCGTTGCATTCCTCCTTGCATCAGCAGAGTCACGGTAATTGCCCGGGGACATCGCCATTGGCATCGCGCCACCGGGAAGTTCCGCTTCCGGCCGTCAGAGTCGAGCGGCCAATCGGTCGCATCCAACCCGGAGCGGTCCGTCAGCGACGTCGCTGCCGATAAAGACTGACTTCGAAAGTGTGGTCTTAACCCACAGCTTGAACTGATCGATAACTTCCCGCCTTGCGACCAAATTAGGTGCCGAGTGAAATCAACCTGCGGCCCGGCTGAGTTTCATCGGTCTCCTCGTGCCGACTCATGCCCGTTGGCCGCTTGCTTCGTCATGTCGACGCGTCGTATTGTGTGCCGTCAAAACTGATCCAAGACACTTCGTATTACAGCAGATCGTAATTGGGTTTCTGGTAACGCAGGGACAGCAAAATGAAGCCATTACCGACGAATTGTCGCCTTGATGAGGTCGAACGCTGCGTAGCGATGACCCTGCATATCGACGGCACAGAACGCCAAGTGAAAATGACCGTAGAGGCGGCTCAGAAGCTATATCCGGGTTGTGATCCGGTTAAAGAACTCTCCCAGCATTCATACATTACCGATTTGTTCACGCAGCTCGCGCGGACCGGCCACAATCTCGACACGCTCTTCATCACGAGCACAATGCTGGACGATCAGGGCCGCTTGCGAAGTTAGCGGTTACGTGTACCCTGATCGCCGATTTAGCTGATGAAGACGGCGCGCGCGGCCCCCCCTGTTGGCGCGCGCATTACGCCATCCAGCAGCTCGTACCTTTCCTGCTTGCGTCTCGTCGCATATTTTCGTCTTCCTGGCGAGGGATACATGAAAAAATTAATTTCAGCACTTGCGGGACTGTTCGCCGCCGGCGTATGGGGCCAAATTCTTGGCGACCGTATTTCAGATGTCGGCGTTGGCGGAGTTCTGACCGGCGTAGTGACGTACTTTCTTATATGGTGGTTACTGCTGAATGCCGGTTGCCTGATCTGTGAGAATCGCCCGTTTCCGCGCTGACCGCTGCCGTGTCCCCACTGATAAAATTCCTCGCGCCATGGTTGATAAGGTGGCTGCAATCACTGCGCTCACGGACGCCTTCTGTGCGAAGCACCTCAACGAGGAATACCGGGTGCTGATCCGGCGGGTGGTCGGCAGCCTGGCACGAAAACGACCATCGCCCCTGCAAAAGGGCAAGGAAAGCGTCTGGGCCGCTGCCGCCGTCCACGCGGTCGGCCGAGTCAATTTCCTCGATGACCCTTCCCAGGTCCCGCACTGCAAGCCTAAAGCCCTCTCCGAATTCTTCGGCGTCGCGGAGAGCACCGCGCAGAATAAATCCAGGCAGGTCAGGGAGGCACTCGAGATGAGACCGATGTCGCCCGATTGGACGTTGCCGAGCCGGCTGGGCGACAACCCACTGGTATGGATGCTGCAGGTCAATGGCCCGATGATCGACATCCGCCAGGCCCCGGTAGAGTTGCAGCGGCGTGCCTACGAAAAAGGCCTGATCCCGTTCATCCCGGCCGAGCGCGGTGACACGGGCACATGAGCCGGATCTCGCGCCAGGCACGCCTCAGTGCTGTCGCCAGGGTTCGGGCGATGGACTTGATGCAGAAGGAGCAGCTCGCCGACGAGCTCGCCCGGGCGCAACCTCACATCTTCGCCTCTTTTTTAGTCCAGCAGCGGTTGGACGTCTCTCTGGCGAAGATGGATTTCCTGCTCGATATCCTGCTCATCGGCTTCGAAGCGATGAAGCAGTCGGGCCACATCTGGCCGCTCATCACCGAGGATGAACAGGACCGTCAGATGGGGCGCCTCGTCGCCACGCTTCGATTCGGCGATGACCTGCCACGGAGCCTTCGCGGGCGTGCACTACTGCAATACATCGAGACTCACCCGGAGAAGGACCTTCTTGCATTCGTGCGCGGCGAGACGGCAGGCTGGCTACAGCGCGTTATACCGGAAGAAACCGACAAGTTCGTCGTTCTGGCCGCACTGAATTGCGTGAACTGCATTGCCTTCATTTCGTCGCCGGAACAGACGAACTCGTGCGCCGGACGCAAAGCGACAAGGCTGTAGCGCCGAAGCGGGGCAGGACCGCGAAGCGGCTATAAGCTGTATCAATTCGCCCATTGCGGCAAACGACTGCGAGAACTCTCATGCACTACGACGACGAGCATGCTGAAAGTAGGATCCGGTGCCAAGGCTGCGGCACGGTGACCGCCGCCTACGATGTGGTCAGCTACGGCTCCATGAAGGGCGGCTACCGGCAGCTTTGCAGCCGATGCTTCAACGCGGAAGTGGCAAGCAGGCAGGGTCTGGAGCACTTCGAAAATATCCATTTCGATGAGCTTGTCATGACCGATTGCGCTGGGGAGGCGCACACGTTCCATTTCCGCACGCGGCTGCTTGGGACGATGGTCGCTCTGGACGCATTCGAGCTCGAGCGCGGGGAGCCGGCGGGCTATCAGTTCGAGATTCTCGGCGAACCGGAAGGCGATCTTCTATCGCTTCTGGGGCGCCTGGTCGAGCGGATGCGTCGAACTCTGTCCGTCAAGCAGCTGGCTCAGGGCACGCATGATCTGCAAATTGCAGGCAAGACGGTACGCGCCCGAATCGACTATGACGGAGCGAATGATGAGCGCATGCCTCTGGTCGTAATCGATGGGCGGGATGTTTCGTGGGAGGAATTCGGGCGGATGCTCATGACTTTCGAGGGATGGCAGTTCAGGATGGAGATCGCCGATCGCAGCGAAGAGATTTGAGGCACCGGGTGAACGCGCATGCAGTCTCGCCGATCAGTGCCCGGTAGCCGCCACGGCCGTCCCGCGAACGCAGGGAAGTCTCTACGTTCAGCCTGGTTGGTAATGTTCGACCCCTCTCCGGAGCGCGAGCCGCAGGAGCCCCATGCTAGCCCAACTTCCACAGTTCGAAGGTCGGTATTGTGGAATATCAATGACTTAGTGTTGCGAGTCGCCACTACATTTCAGTAGTGTGTGGCGGGCGCAGGCGCTCCGGCAGGGTGAGACCGAGATGCTGTAGAAGGATCGCCTGTTCGCGATCCGGGCGCACCACGCAACGCAACCGTAGCTCCTTGCACGAAGCCTCAGCGAGCGGCAGTACGATGTCTGCGGCATGAATGCGTGAGAGCTCGGTGAGGATCGTACGGGGTGCATCACCGAGGCCGGCGCGTGATTGCCATTGCTGCAGCGTCTTCCACATCGCGTACGCAAGGAAGCACACGAGGATGTGCGCTTTGATGCGCTCTTCCTTGTGGTGCCAGATGGGGCGGATGCATAGATCGGACTTCTGAATACGGAATGCCGCCTCGGCTTCGCTCAGTTGGACGTAGGTCTTCCAAAGCTCTTCATCGGACCAGTCGTGGATGTTGCTGCGAAGAATGTAGGTGCCTTCGCTCACGCCCGCCCAGTCGTCCCACTCGGGACGCGCGCTCCATTTGAGCCTCAAGCCTGCCGGCGCGATTTGATCTTCGGTGATCGAGATCGAGTAGCGGCTGGCGGCACGCGAATTCCTTTGTAGCAGCCGCCCGATCTGGCGCTCGAGCACGCCGCGATCGAGCGCACGTTTACTCTTCGCGATGCGCCGGGCGAGCGAGTCGAGCCCCTCCTCGATCTGCCGAGAGAAGCGGCTGTGCATCGCCTTCTCTTTCTCCAGCCGGCTCGCCGAGCGACACAGCAGGAAGGTTTCGCTCCCCTCGGGACCGCGACACACCTTGATCTCGACGTCTTCGCGAATGTGGCGCCAGTCGTTTTTATCAGCGAGTTCGCGCGACCAGCGCTTCAACTCCGCACGCGCTGTTCCGATCACGTAGCGCCGTCCCGTGTCATTGAGCCAGGCGATGTTCTCCGCGCTTACCATGCCGCGATCCATCACCCACACGCGCTTGGCTTTGCCGAAGCGCCGCTCCATGCCCGCGACGATGTCCTTCACCGTGGTGACATCCGGGACGTTGCCCGCGAAGATCTCGTAGCCCAGCGGCATGCCCTCGCGCGTGACCACCAGCGCAATGTTGACCTGCACGCAATCGGGCCGGTGATCACGCGAATAGCCACGTCGCGCGATGTTCGAGTCGGCGACACCTTCGAAGTAGGTGCTCGTCACATCGTAGAGCAGCAGATCGTAATCGAGATCGAAGAGCTGGCCCAGTCGCTTCACCAGGTGCTGCTCGATCGCCTCCTTGTGCGGCAACAACCGATCGAGCGCCCGGTAGAGCCGCTCGTCATAGATGTCTTCGCTCTTCACCCCGAGCAGATCTTCCAGTGCAGTGGTTCGATACCAGCGCTCGGCCACGTGCAATTCACTGGAGGGCTCGCACAACCGGCCAATCACCAGGATCGCAATCACATCGGCCCACGCCACCGCTTCGCGACCGCGCGGCATGAGCGCGCTACACAGTTCATCGAACTTCAGTGCCCGCCACAACAGCCAGCCCAGCCACACCGCACCGAAGCTACGCGCGTGCTCCAAACGAACCTGATCAAGCTTGACCGCAACTGCCGCGCTCGCCTCATCGCGTTCAAACAGCCCGCGCTGCGCAAGCACCGCGCCATCGCCTGAAATGCTGCGTGCCAGCGCCGCCGCACGTGCACGTCCCTGTGCATCCAGCTCCCCCAGCTGCGCTACGGTCTCCTGCACCACCTTGCGACCGCGGCGCACCGAGCGCACCAATTGCCAATACACGTGCGTCTTGCCGTCTTTGCGCCGCGTCGTGTGTCGCAGATACATGGACACACATTCTCACGCGCACAATGCTCGCGGCAATCCACTTGGTCGCCACTACACGCGCTTTTTCGATCGTTCACGCAAAACCAGACGCGGCACATGCATCTGGCGAGACCTTCTCACTCTGAGCGGTGGTTGTTGCGGTCGCGCCACAGCGCGCCCGCTTTCGGCACAAACACTACCGAACTGTGGAAGTTGGGCTAGGGGACAACCATTCGTGCGGATCTCGCCCGACCCCGCGTTAGCAGTAGCTAACGATCCAGCCCGATAACGGCCGGAAATGGATGCTTACCCACCGCCGTGCGCTGCGTGCGCAGGAGGCGCAGCACGCGCATCGGCCGTGGATAAGGCGCTCCCTCTTCGTCGCCCCCGATTCTTATGTCGAGAACGTCGATGGCGGGCGCCAAAGTCAGCGCTTGCGGACAAAACAACTCTCGATAAGAACAAGTTATTGATAGTGCGTTGAATGCCGTGTACGCGCCACCGTCTCGATTCCAAGGAGTGCAATCGGCCAGGAGCGGTCCTCCGGCCCGCTGCGCGGAATCAACGCGAGTCTGCTAGCCTAGCCGTATGCGCAAAACCCTCTGAGGCACAGGAATGATCGACAAGGCGTTCTTGCCTGATCGGCGCGGCATCGAAATCGCGTTGGACCAGCTGCTTGCATGGCGCGAGCGACGCGCCGCCACAGTCGCAGAGTTGCCCGGGAGCCTGCCAGAGTTGGGCATCGGTGAGGAGGCAGCCATTGCGCAGCTAGCCCCCACAGTTCTTGGTTACGCCCAGAGGCTCGACGCCCGCACCGCATTCGCTCACATGGATCCGCCGACTCCCTGGCTCACCTGGGCGATGACGCTTTGGAATGCCTCGCTGAATCAGAACCTGCTCCATCCCGAGACAGCACCCGTTGCCAGAGACATGGAAGCGCACGTCGTTCGCTGGCTTGCTCCGTACTTCGGAATGGATGGCGGGCACATGGTGCCGGGATCCACCATTGGCAACCTCACTGGTATTTGGGCGGCGCGTGAAATCAGAGGCGCAAAAGTGGTCGTCGCCTCTGACGCTGCACATCTATCTGTTCGC
Above is a genomic segment from Betaproteobacteria bacterium containing:
- a CDS encoding IS1634 family transposase; the protein is MYLRHTTRRKDGKTHVYWQLVRSVRRGRKVVQETVAQLGELDAQGRARAAALARSISGDGAVLAQRGLFERDEASAAVAVKLDQVRLEHARSFGAVWLGWLLWRALKFDELCSALMPRGREAVAWADVIAILVIGRLCEPSSELHVAERWYRTTALEDLLGVKSEDIYDERLYRALDRLLPHKEAIEQHLVKRLGQLFDLDYDLLLYDVTSTYFEGVADSNIARRGYSRDHRPDCVQVNIALVVTREGMPLGYEIFAGNVPDVTTVKDIVAGMERRFGKAKRVWVMDRGMVSAENIAWLNDTGRRYVIGTARAELKRWSRELADKNDWRHIREDVEIKVCRGPEGSETFLLCRSASRLEKEKAMHSRFSRQIEEGLDSLARRIAKSKRALDRGVLERQIGRLLQRNSRAASRYSISITEDQIAPAGLRLKWSARPEWDDWAGVSEGTYILRSNIHDWSDEELWKTYVQLSEAEAAFRIQKSDLCIRPIWHHKEERIKAHILVCFLAYAMWKTLQQWQSRAGLGDAPRTILTELSRIHAADIVLPLAEASCKELRLRCVVRPDREQAILLQHLGLTLPERLRPPHTTEM